Proteins found in one Mustela lutreola isolate mMusLut2 chromosome 12, mMusLut2.pri, whole genome shotgun sequence genomic segment:
- the SLC25A51 gene encoding mitochondrial nicotinamide adenine dinucleotide transporter SLC25A51 has product MVDSEAHEKRPPILTSSKQDLSPHIANVGEMKHYLCGCCAAFNNVAITFPIQKVLFRQQLYGIKTRDAVLQLRRDGFRNLYRGILPPLMQKTTTLALMFGLYEDLSCLLRKHVRTPEFATRSVAAVLAGTTEAIFTPLERVQTLLQDHKHHDKFTNTYHAFKALRCHGIREYYRGLVPVLFRNGFSNVLFFGLRGPIKEHLPTATTHSAHLVNDFICGGLLGAMLGILFFPVNVVKTRMQSQIGGEFQSFPKVFQKIWLERDRKLTNLFRGAHLNYHRSLISWGIINATYEFLLKII; this is encoded by the coding sequence ATGGTGGATTCAGAAGCTCATGAAAAAAGGCCGCCCATCCTGACATCTTCAAAACAAGACCTGTCACCTCATATCGCAAATGTCGGGGAGATGAAGCATTACTTGTGTGGCTGCTGTGCAGCTTTCAACAATGTAGCCATCACATTTCCCATTCAGAAGGTGCTCTTCCGGCAGCAGCTGTATGGGATCAAAACCCGGGACGCGGTGCTCCAGTTGCGGAGGGATGGCTTCCGAAACTTGTACCGGGGCATCCTGCCCCCACTGATGCAGAAGACGACGACGCTGGCGCTCATGTTTGGGCTCTATGAGGACTTATCTTGTCTTCTCCGCAAGCACGTCCGTACCCCCGAGTTTGCGACCCGCAGTGTGGCCGCAGTGCTTGCAGGGACGACAGAAGCAATTTTCACTCCATTGGAAAGAGTTCAGACATTACTTCAAGACCACAAGCATCATGACAAATTTACAAACACTTACCACGCTTTCAAGGCACTCAGATGCCATGGAATTAGAGAGTATTATCGAGGCTTGGTACCTGTTCTTTTCCGTAATGGATTCAGCAATGTCCTTTTCTTTGGCCTTCGAGGTCCCATTAAGGAGCATCTGCCTACTGCCACGACTCACAGTGCTCATCTGGTCAATGATTTTATCTGTGGAGGTCTGTTGGGTGCCATGTTGGGAATCTTGTTTTTCCCAGTTAATGTCGTGAAGACTCGCATGCAGTCTCAGATTGGTGGGGAGTTTCAGTCTTTTCCCAAGGTTTTCCAGAAAATCTGGCTAGAGCGGGACAGGAAGCTGACGAATCTTTTCAGAGGTGCTCACCTGAATTACCATCGCTCCCTCATCTCTTGGGGCATAATCAATGCAACTTATGAGTTCTTGTTAAAGATTATATGA